Proteins encoded in a region of the Armatimonadota bacterium genome:
- a CDS encoding DUF5132 domain-containing protein, translating into MALEEVGERLEGKGWLGLLIGGVILAPAVPAVAKHLRPAAKKAVKGYFTATEKAREWFAETGEQWQDLVAEAKAEHEQGDNGAEMMTLEPEPAPKPAARRPRVKGRFIKAKEETPEELHTEPA; encoded by the coding sequence ATGGCATTGGAAGAAGTTGGAGAGCGCCTCGAAGGAAAAGGGTGGTTGGGGCTGCTCATCGGCGGCGTGATCCTGGCGCCGGCGGTTCCGGCTGTCGCCAAGCATCTGCGCCCGGCAGCCAAGAAGGCGGTGAAGGGATACTTCACGGCCACGGAGAAGGCTCGCGAATGGTTTGCCGAGACGGGTGAGCAGTGGCAGGACCTGGTGGCGGAGGCTAAGGCCGAGCATGAGCAGGGCGACAACGGCGCCGAAATGATGACGCTGGAACCCGAGCCCGCCCCGAAGCCTGCAGCCCGCCGGCCGCGCGTCAAAGGCCGGTTCATCAAGGCGAAAGAGGAAACTCCGGAGGAACTGCACACCGAACCGGCGTGA
- a CDS encoding ubiquitin-conjugating enzyme E2, with the protein MSIDARMRRLQADFQRLLELSRRSPSIAVRPLNTVPDRYEVTFRCRGLVWPPGDPAPSITTVHRMEIYLHLDYPRLPPRLLWLTPIFHPNILPPDHNGGVCIGQWTPSETLDQLLLRISEMVQYRNYSAADALDTRAAQWAEQNRAMLPVDLTPLIPPETNDLDLGNIPGGPT; encoded by the coding sequence ATGAGCATCGACGCAAGGATGCGGCGCCTTCAGGCGGATTTCCAGCGGCTGCTGGAGCTATCGCGCCGCAGTCCGTCCATAGCAGTACGGCCGCTCAACACTGTGCCGGACCGTTACGAGGTGACGTTCCGCTGTCGCGGTCTCGTATGGCCGCCCGGTGATCCGGCGCCCTCAATTACGACCGTGCACCGCATGGAGATATACCTCCACCTGGACTACCCGCGCCTGCCCCCGCGCCTCCTGTGGCTCACCCCCATCTTTCACCCGAATATCCTCCCACCGGACCACAACGGCGGCGTCTGCATCGGCCAATGGACTCCGTCGGAAACGTTGGACCAGCTATTGCTTCGTATCAGCGAGATGGTTCAGTACCGTAATTACAGCGCCGCGGACGCACTGGATACCCGCGCGGCCCAGTGGGCGGAGCAGAACCGCGCCATGCTGCCTGTGGACCTCACGCCACTAATCCCGCCGGAGACGAACGACCTGGACCTGGGCAACATTCCGGGAGGTCCGACATGA
- a CDS encoding EsaB/YukD family protein: MGKVNVTILDATGNKEQQATLPDDAPVRRIIARLVDMMQLPATDPGGQILSYKFQHKASGTQLADEQTLRAAGVRDDDVLRLLPEITAGR, encoded by the coding sequence ATGGGCAAAGTTAACGTGACGATACTGGACGCAACCGGCAACAAGGAACAGCAGGCGACTCTTCCCGATGACGCCCCTGTCCGGCGGATCATCGCCCGGCTGGTGGATATGATGCAGCTTCCGGCCACGGATCCTGGCGGCCAGATCCTCAGCTATAAGTTCCAGCACAAGGCCTCCGGCACCCAACTCGCCGACGAGCAGACCCTTCGTGCTGCGGGAGTCAGGGACGACGACGTGCTGCGACTTCTGCCCGAGATTACCGCCGGCCGATGA
- a CDS encoding ThiF family adenylyltransferase: MTDDLHIELRGDPPPAEGLGAAQQMAAPGRKFDEDRYSRFRLIPWWDQERLKNARVMVVGAGALGNEIVKNLALLGIGCIFVVDMDRIENSNLSRSVLFRSRDEGRFKAEVVAESAADLNPDCTVRPFVGDVVHDVGLGVFRAVDLVIGGLDNREARLWVNQSCWRVNRPWVDGAIEVLNGVVRVFVPPDSACYECTMNENDYRMLAKRKSCNLLSRDQMLEGKTPTTPTTSAVIAGMQCQEALKLLHGRPELPVLAGRGFYFNGVTHDSFVVNYPRREGCLSHETHADIRETDWRAGETTVNAALERARQDLGPDATLSFFREIAVAFRCEACNTAEGVFRALGRITERDARCPACGGVRAVDSTHMIAGDEPYLQRTLAGIGIPAFDIIGARSGTEEVCYELTGDKHAVMGSPHA; encoded by the coding sequence ATGACCGACGATCTCCACATCGAGCTCCGCGGCGACCCTCCGCCGGCGGAAGGCCTCGGCGCCGCACAACAAATGGCGGCGCCTGGCCGGAAATTCGACGAGGACCGTTACAGCCGCTTCCGCCTCATTCCGTGGTGGGATCAGGAACGTCTCAAGAACGCGCGCGTCATGGTTGTCGGTGCGGGCGCGCTCGGCAACGAGATCGTCAAGAACCTCGCCCTCCTTGGCATCGGCTGCATCTTCGTCGTGGACATGGATCGCATCGAGAACTCCAACCTCTCGCGGTCCGTACTGTTCCGTTCGCGGGACGAAGGACGATTCAAAGCCGAAGTCGTCGCTGAGTCTGCCGCCGATCTGAACCCGGACTGCACAGTCCGCCCCTTCGTCGGCGATGTGGTCCACGACGTCGGTCTGGGGGTTTTCCGCGCGGTGGACCTTGTCATCGGCGGACTGGACAATCGCGAGGCGCGGCTCTGGGTAAACCAGAGCTGCTGGCGCGTCAACCGGCCGTGGGTGGACGGCGCAATTGAAGTGCTCAACGGCGTTGTCCGGGTCTTCGTTCCCCCGGACAGCGCGTGTTATGAATGCACGATGAACGAAAACGACTACCGCATGCTGGCGAAACGCAAGTCCTGCAACCTCCTTTCCCGGGATCAGATGCTCGAGGGGAAGACGCCCACGACGCCGACGACGTCGGCTGTGATCGCGGGCATGCAATGCCAGGAAGCGCTGAAACTGCTCCACGGACGCCCGGAACTCCCCGTCCTTGCGGGCAGAGGCTTCTATTTCAATGGCGTGACCCACGACTCCTTCGTCGTAAACTACCCGCGCCGCGAAGGTTGCCTCAGCCATGAGACGCACGCCGATATTCGCGAGACCGATTGGAGGGCCGGGGAGACCACCGTCAATGCGGCCCTGGAACGCGCCAGGCAGGACCTTGGGCCGGATGCCACACTCTCGTTCTTCCGCGAGATCGCGGTGGCCTTTCGCTGTGAGGCATGCAACACCGCCGAGGGAGTATTCCGCGCGCTGGGTCGCATCACCGAACGGGACGCACGATGCCCTGCCTGTGGCGGAGTTCGCGCCGTGGACTCGACACATATGATCGCCGGCGACGAGCCCTATCTTCAGCGCACGCTGGCGGGAATCGGCATTCCGGCCTTCGATATCATCGGCGCTCGCTCCGGCACGGAGGAAGTCTGCTATGAACTAACGGGGGACAAACACGCCGTGATGGGATCGCCCCATGCGTAA
- a CDS encoding LysM peptidoglycan-binding domain-containing protein: protein MAVMRSDEPVIELKVAPADPCETGDKPAINMAPDVARYIERFASTDTSRELAGVLLGGLANDRPHPRVDVVAAITAKHTNSAKSRVTFTHETWNDINRVKDEQFPDLRIVGWFHTHPGFGIFLSGMDLFIQHHFFNLPWQIAYVVDPISRTSGLFRWEDGSVVGVDQTAEDTAQTSSLAGHPPHIPTTAPPGKARRYASTAAWFALGVAVGAAAVTSHHHVGEPGSALPPVNPVKAPVNNVQQPVALATDYVVQPGDTLSRIAEIRYRDARFAESVRILNRLADPNLLHPGDHLRLPSNDLAKELLGRKPASKAANP from the coding sequence ATGGCTGTCATGCGGTCCGATGAACCCGTGATTGAACTCAAAGTCGCGCCGGCCGACCCGTGCGAGACGGGTGACAAGCCGGCGATCAACATGGCGCCGGACGTAGCCCGCTACATCGAGCGATTCGCCTCCACGGATACGTCGAGGGAGTTGGCAGGCGTGCTCCTCGGCGGTCTTGCCAACGACCGGCCGCACCCGCGCGTGGACGTTGTGGCGGCGATCACGGCAAAACACACGAATTCGGCGAAGAGCAGGGTCACCTTCACCCACGAAACCTGGAACGACATCAATCGCGTGAAGGATGAGCAGTTCCCGGACCTCCGTATCGTCGGCTGGTTCCACACACACCCGGGCTTCGGCATTTTCCTCTCGGGCATGGATTTGTTCATCCAGCACCACTTTTTCAACCTGCCATGGCAGATCGCCTACGTCGTCGACCCCATCAGCCGCACGAGCGGGCTGTTCCGCTGGGAAGACGGCAGCGTAGTGGGTGTGGACCAAACGGCCGAGGATACCGCGCAAACCAGTTCTCTCGCGGGTCACCCACCGCACATTCCCACGACCGCACCGCCCGGAAAGGCGCGGCGGTACGCATCAACCGCCGCCTGGTTCGCCCTTGGGGTGGCCGTGGGCGCGGCCGCCGTCACTTCCCATCATCATGTGGGCGAGCCCGGCTCTGCGCTGCCCCCCGTCAACCCGGTGAAAGCGCCTGTGAACAACGTTCAACAACCTGTCGCCCTGGCCACCGATTACGTGGTTCAACCTGGCGATACTCTCTCGCGCATCGCGGAGATCCGGTATCGCGACGCCCGGTTCGCGGAATCCGTGCGGATTCTGAACCGTCTGGCCGACCCGAACCTTCTCCACCCCGGTGACCACCTCCGCCTGCCAAGCAACGATCTGGCAAAGGAGCTTCTCGGCAGAAAGCCGGCAAGCAAGGCTGCGAATCCATGA
- a CDS encoding Mov34/MPN/PAD-1 family protein, with protein MNEPEELDISLGGTRTGAAEPGPRSPSIKGGVYAAASGKPKRLTRRAYFSEEAIRSILVHAASSPHAEIGGILLGSVVHRRRFIQIKVEGVLPARTAGERRAELTFTHETWMQLDEERARVCPELQIIGWYHTHPGLGVFMSDRDVYIHNNFFAHDGFLALVVDPLSGARGLFHWVEYVVRPMPGYYVYGPKSRKKILKELAAPAEPPPLKPLPKRRLLPSPVWLAILALALTLVVQGVLATRGEADRYAEFGETFQYIGDQQAAFKLYRRARLLDPGDLDRYASEINALQRKTRFEDMAAQEEYKQEASSLLGDAVRQAGNQSNLALAVRDALVTSAFGAPKPFQADLKTKLTALVPDPVISRSKGKGAAQLGGGKAAPKADTKGTASSTDAKRKK; from the coding sequence ATGAACGAACCCGAAGAGTTGGACATCAGTCTGGGTGGCACGCGGACCGGCGCCGCCGAGCCTGGCCCCCGTTCACCCTCGATCAAAGGTGGTGTCTACGCGGCGGCGTCCGGAAAGCCGAAAAGGCTGACCCGGAGGGCATATTTCAGCGAGGAAGCGATTCGCTCGATCCTGGTGCACGCCGCCTCTTCGCCGCACGCGGAGATCGGCGGCATCCTCCTCGGCTCGGTCGTTCATCGTCGGCGGTTCATTCAGATCAAGGTCGAAGGCGTTCTGCCGGCCCGGACGGCGGGCGAACGCAGGGCGGAACTCACCTTCACCCACGAAACCTGGATGCAACTGGACGAAGAGCGGGCCCGCGTTTGCCCGGAGCTCCAGATCATCGGCTGGTACCACACGCATCCGGGCCTCGGCGTTTTCATGTCCGATCGCGATGTGTACATCCACAACAACTTCTTCGCGCACGATGGGTTCCTCGCCCTGGTGGTGGATCCCCTCAGTGGCGCGCGCGGCCTCTTTCATTGGGTGGAGTATGTGGTTCGCCCCATGCCCGGCTACTATGTCTACGGGCCGAAGTCCCGAAAGAAGATCCTCAAGGAACTGGCGGCCCCTGCCGAACCACCACCTCTGAAGCCGCTACCGAAGCGCCGGCTGCTTCCGAGCCCGGTCTGGCTGGCCATCCTCGCCCTGGCGCTCACGCTCGTCGTCCAGGGCGTCCTCGCAACCCGCGGCGAGGCAGACCGGTATGCGGAGTTTGGGGAGACCTTCCAGTACATTGGAGATCAGCAGGCAGCATTTAAGCTGTACCGTCGCGCCAGACTGCTGGACCCAGGCGACCTCGATCGGTATGCAAGTGAGATCAACGCCCTCCAACGGAAGACCAGGTTCGAGGACATGGCCGCCCAGGAGGAGTATAAGCAAGAGGCCTCCTCGCTCCTGGGCGACGCCGTTCGTCAGGCTGGTAATCAGTCGAACCTAGCGCTGGCCGTGCGCGACGCGCTTGTGACTTCAGCGTTCGGAGCGCCGAAGCCATTTCAAGCTGACCTTAAGACGAAACTGACGGCTCTCGTTCCAGATCCGGTTATCTCAAGGTCCAAGGGCAAGGGCGCTGCACAGCTTGGTGGGGGAAAAGCGGCGCCTAAAGCCGATACCAAGGGAACAGCAAGCTCCACCGACGCCAAACGAAAGAAGTAA
- a CDS encoding RING finger protein translates to MIRSSDSALRNLLSPSLCEAGRVAPVSLTLTVIATDPTRRAVEEALAPARDRYMVKVVQAPDREVRAQIQRVYSARERPPREDVEVVLRAGARSAAETCPFCQSTIGSSDPSLQCRLCGVVHHRECWLQNGGCTTLGCALGPAPVPSRSVVPLAGGPAAETGPTDADELRGALRSSLCESYMLAPVSLTLAVIAADATSPVVDAALGPLRARYRVKVTQASEEDVHAQIERIYRAPASPFAGLEVVLAADTKVVGRTCPYCQTTIKPRAEVISCARCGVSHHAECWRRNSGCTTFGCSAARPEPRPLPRFADPEPIQDHPAWRYTDGTTGIDLRLLWVAMVVVAIIAFWIMYIHQNGSDTLGLSDPNAPSHSSATDYRRAAPIESRGW, encoded by the coding sequence ATGATCCGATCCAGCGATAGTGCTCTCCGCAACCTGTTGTCGCCCTCTCTCTGCGAGGCCGGCCGCGTCGCACCGGTTTCGTTGACGCTCACCGTTATCGCCACGGATCCCACAAGGCGGGCGGTGGAAGAAGCGCTGGCCCCGGCCCGCGATCGATACATGGTCAAGGTCGTCCAGGCGCCCGACCGTGAGGTCCGGGCTCAGATTCAAAGGGTGTATTCCGCGAGAGAGCGCCCGCCGCGAGAGGATGTCGAAGTAGTTCTTCGGGCCGGCGCGCGCTCCGCCGCGGAGACGTGCCCGTTTTGCCAGTCGACGATAGGGTCGTCCGACCCGTCGCTGCAATGTCGCCTTTGCGGTGTCGTCCATCACAGGGAATGCTGGTTGCAGAACGGCGGGTGCACCACGTTGGGCTGCGCACTGGGCCCAGCGCCGGTCCCATCCCGCTCGGTCGTGCCTTTGGCCGGCGGCCCTGCGGCCGAAACCGGACCGACGGATGCGGATGAACTTCGCGGCGCGTTGCGATCCTCTCTTTGCGAATCATACATGTTGGCGCCAGTCTCCTTGACCCTTGCCGTGATTGCCGCCGACGCGACCAGCCCGGTCGTCGATGCGGCGCTTGGACCGCTCCGCGCCCGCTACCGGGTGAAGGTAACCCAGGCATCGGAAGAGGATGTGCACGCGCAGATTGAACGCATCTATCGCGCGCCGGCGAGCCCTTTCGCAGGACTGGAAGTGGTACTGGCGGCAGACACGAAGGTCGTCGGCCGGACCTGTCCCTACTGCCAGACGACGATCAAGCCGCGCGCTGAGGTGATCTCGTGTGCGCGATGCGGCGTCAGTCATCACGCCGAGTGCTGGCGGCGGAACAGCGGGTGCACCACTTTCGGCTGCAGCGCCGCCCGTCCCGAGCCGCGCCCGCTGCCGCGGTTCGCGGACCCTGAGCCGATTCAGGACCATCCCGCCTGGCGCTACACCGACGGTACAACGGGTATCGACCTCAGGTTGCTGTGGGTGGCGATGGTCGTAGTGGCAATAATAGCCTTCTGGATTATGTATATCCATCAAAATGGCAGTGATACGCTGGGGCTTTCAGACCCCAATGCGCCATCGCACTCTTCGGCGACTGACTACCGGCGCGCAGCGCCGATAGAAAGCAGAGGATGGTAA
- a CDS encoding ubiquitin-conjugating enzyme E2, producing the protein MNPRMMRLTADYERIRDEFIGHPYVTVEPASRQVPPERYVVTYRVPGLRWDSHEERPIRADLHTAEIYLHAEYPREKPKCVLKTPIWHPNFGNYICIGDHWAAGESLVDVIVQIGDMIQYRVYNPQSALNLAAGRWATEHRHLFPIGNLNVLQAEPDISFDATARRQKATDLDIFLGLTIRQDDLDITIR; encoded by the coding sequence GTGAACCCCCGGATGATGCGGTTGACGGCGGACTATGAGAGAATCCGCGACGAGTTTATTGGACACCCCTACGTGACGGTGGAGCCGGCATCCCGACAAGTGCCGCCGGAGCGCTATGTCGTCACCTACCGCGTGCCCGGCCTTCGATGGGACAGCCACGAGGAGCGCCCGATCCGGGCCGATCTCCACACGGCCGAGATATACCTGCACGCCGAATACCCGCGCGAGAAACCCAAATGCGTGCTCAAAACTCCGATCTGGCATCCCAACTTCGGAAACTACATCTGCATCGGCGATCACTGGGCCGCCGGTGAATCGCTCGTGGATGTGATCGTTCAGATCGGTGACATGATCCAGTATCGAGTGTATAACCCGCAAAGCGCGTTGAACCTGGCGGCGGGCCGCTGGGCGACCGAACACCGACATCTGTTCCCCATCGGGAACCTCAATGTCCTGCAGGCGGAACCGGACATATCCTTCGACGCCACGGCCCGCCGGCAGAAAGCCACGGACCTGGACATCTTCCTGGGCCTCACCATCCGGCAGGATGATCTGGACATAACGATACGGTGA
- a CDS encoding FHA domain-containing protein encodes MSDDRVEVKLDDENPLLPCPLPGTKRRTGARLVVNRDDLLSESDRSRPVSPRADAAGSRIDPWGVAPISRRERPGSNSRRSAGQAGLHGLSAGLIAWGVSEMSSLHGAVAGRTDDTLTSGPWMPLCFAILGCCLCAAEHIVELDWRKAARRGAVGLGFGALGGILSGWIGHTAISALDRLHASGPLAFIPVAAVAWAVAGAFVGLAQRLGSARRARLAAGLIGGALGGIAGGLLINPVFAVFGSDTAARGAAIVLMGITTGAAIQWANEKRRDAWLTISQGPMAGTQYELLDPRTRIGSSARCEIVIENDPELLPEHAVIETAGAERTLHNVTLGALPIVNGRPVSSARLEPGDVITIGSIRLVYQKRARAHTPISG; translated from the coding sequence ATGAGTGACGATCGCGTTGAGGTAAAGCTGGATGACGAGAACCCTCTGCTCCCGTGCCCGCTTCCGGGAACGAAGCGGCGCACCGGGGCGCGTCTCGTCGTCAATCGCGATGACCTGTTAAGCGAGTCGGATCGATCACGTCCGGTTTCGCCCCGCGCAGACGCCGCGGGATCGAGAATTGATCCCTGGGGCGTCGCGCCGATCTCCCGCCGGGAGCGGCCGGGAAGCAATTCCCGGCGATCGGCGGGACAGGCCGGACTCCACGGCCTCTCGGCCGGCCTGATAGCGTGGGGAGTCTCCGAGATGTCGAGCCTGCACGGAGCCGTGGCGGGGCGTACCGACGATACTCTAACGTCCGGACCATGGATGCCGCTCTGTTTCGCGATCCTGGGGTGCTGTTTATGTGCGGCAGAGCATATTGTTGAGCTGGACTGGCGCAAGGCGGCCCGCCGGGGCGCGGTCGGCCTCGGCTTCGGAGCACTGGGCGGCATCCTCTCGGGATGGATCGGCCACACCGCGATCTCGGCGCTCGATCGACTTCACGCGTCCGGTCCGCTGGCGTTCATACCTGTCGCGGCCGTGGCGTGGGCGGTGGCCGGCGCCTTCGTCGGGTTGGCGCAGCGGCTTGGGAGCGCGCGAAGAGCGCGATTGGCGGCCGGTCTCATTGGCGGCGCTCTTGGCGGGATCGCCGGCGGCCTTCTCATCAATCCGGTATTCGCGGTCTTCGGTAGTGATACGGCTGCGCGCGGAGCAGCGATAGTCCTGATGGGGATCACAACAGGCGCCGCGATCCAATGGGCCAATGAAAAGCGGCGGGATGCATGGCTGACGATCTCGCAGGGACCGATGGCCGGCACGCAGTATGAACTCCTGGATCCGCGCACGCGCATCGGCTCTTCAGCCAGGTGCGAGATCGTCATCGAAAATGACCCTGAGCTGCTGCCGGAGCACGCCGTCATCGAGACTGCCGGAGCCGAGCGCACATTGCATAATGTGACACTCGGTGCTCTCCCCATCGTGAATGGCCGTCCCGTGTCCAGCGCACGCCTGGAACCCGGCGATGTCATCACCATTGGCTCGATTCGGCTGGTCTACCAGAAAAGGGCCCGGGCGCATACCCCCATATCGGGATGA
- a CDS encoding DUF1565 domain-containing protein — protein sequence MKPYIRYSTAFAAMIALVAVPASMAATYYVATTGNDANPGTAASPFRNIQKGVNVAASGDSVLVAGGTYIEKVSWGSKSLSLAPSGSAAPVLDGGGAVTCMTLNNVPGTASIKGFTIQNGNGTLAYPYLGGGMALFHSSPAVSKCLFQSNQAGRGGGMYNEDSSPALTDCTFASNSVPLASTLPNGGAVYNDRTSLPHVNRCSFIGNYDADGGAGISTTGALVTATSCLFASNFGSAITNVSNALAVVTNCTFTGNGAYAIYNLNGGSDYRTTATVLNSIIWGNGGGILDDVIANGASFVNTSDIQGGFAGTGNINVDPQFIGGLNYRLQTTSPCVNKGNANAQNLPATDLDGAPRILGPAPDMGAYELWTAGTGAWFVDTSAGLDTNTGSPLAPFKTVVKAVGVAYAGNSVYVMQGNYGTDKPRITRFLHLRNWMNTGWARIGKP from the coding sequence ATGAAACCATATATCAGGTATTCAACCGCGTTCGCGGCGATGATCGCGCTCGTGGCCGTGCCGGCATCAATGGCTGCGACGTACTACGTGGCCACCACGGGCAATGACGCCAACCCGGGCACCGCCGCGTCGCCGTTCCGGAACATCCAGAAAGGCGTCAACGTGGCCGCGAGCGGCGATTCCGTGCTTGTGGCAGGCGGCACCTATATCGAAAAAGTCTCCTGGGGCAGCAAGAGCCTTTCGCTGGCGCCAAGTGGCTCAGCGGCGCCGGTTCTGGACGGCGGAGGAGCGGTAACCTGCATGACTCTGAACAATGTGCCTGGTACGGCCAGCATCAAAGGGTTCACCATTCAGAATGGCAATGGAACCCTCGCCTATCCTTATCTCGGCGGTGGGATGGCGCTCTTCCACAGCAGCCCGGCGGTGAGCAAGTGCCTTTTCCAGTCCAATCAGGCCGGCCGCGGCGGCGGAATGTACAACGAAGACTCATCTCCCGCGCTGACGGACTGCACGTTCGCGAGCAACTCCGTACCGTTAGCGTCTACACTCCCGAACGGGGGAGCCGTGTACAACGATCGCACAAGCTTGCCACACGTCAATCGGTGCTCCTTCATCGGCAACTATGACGCCGACGGTGGCGCCGGCATCTCCACCACTGGTGCGCTTGTTACGGCCACCAGTTGTCTGTTCGCTTCCAATTTCGGGTCAGCGATAACCAACGTCTCAAATGCCTTGGCCGTGGTGACCAACTGCACCTTCACCGGAAACGGGGCCTACGCGATATACAATCTAAATGGCGGGAGCGATTACCGGACCACCGCGACGGTACTCAACAGCATCATCTGGGGGAACGGCGGCGGAATCCTTGACGACGTTATCGCCAACGGCGCCTCGTTTGTGAACACTTCGGATATCCAGGGCGGTTTCGCCGGAACAGGCAACATCAATGTCGATCCCCAGTTCATAGGCGGATTGAACTACCGGCTGCAGACCACCTCACCCTGTGTGAACAAAGGCAACGCTAACGCTCAGAATCTGCCCGCCACCGACCTCGACGGCGCACCGCGCATCCTTGGCCCGGCGCCGGATATGGGGGCGTACGAACTGTGGACGGCCGGTACGGGCGCCTGGTTCGTGGACACCTCGGCCGGCCTGGATACGAATACCGGCTCGCCACTCGCCCCGTTCAAGACAGTGGTGAAAGCCGTTGGCGTCGCCTACGCCGGAAACAGCGTCTACGTCATGCAGGGCAACTACGGCACGGACAAGCCGCGAATCACCAGGTTCCTGCACCTTCGCAACTGGATGAACACGGGATGGGCGCGCATCGGAAAGCCGTGA